A region from the Rhodohalobacter sp. 614A genome encodes:
- a CDS encoding RNA methyltransferase gives MKKLSTKQILAQNQERTSPMRNRFILWLHDIRSLHNVGAAFRNADAFGISQLWFSGFTPTPPRPEITKTAIGAEDHVKWRKIEHEIEAIHQLKKEGYTILALEQTDQSVPIHEYKLSEKPICLILGNEVTGVDEKLLSEIDTAVEIPQFGMKHSLNVSVASGVALYAFCEKLL, from the coding sequence GTGAAGAAACTTTCAACCAAACAGATCCTCGCTCAAAACCAGGAACGTACTTCGCCTATGCGGAATCGTTTCATTCTCTGGCTTCATGATATCCGAAGTCTTCATAATGTAGGCGCCGCTTTCCGTAACGCCGATGCGTTTGGAATTTCCCAGTTATGGTTTTCTGGATTTACTCCAACCCCGCCCCGGCCAGAAATCACAAAAACAGCTATTGGGGCCGAAGATCATGTAAAATGGAGAAAAATTGAACATGAAATTGAAGCCATTCATCAACTAAAAAAAGAAGGATATACAATCCTTGCCCTCGAACAAACCGACCAAAGTGTTCCGATCCACGAATATAAACTCTCCGAAAAACCCATCTGCCTGATTCTTGGAAACGAGGTTACCGGGGTTGATGAAAAACTTCTCTCTGAAATTGATACCGCTGTTGAGATTCCACAGTTTGGAATGAAGCACTCGCTGAATGTATCCGTCGCTTCGGGTGTTGCTTTGTATGCATTCTGTGAAAAGTTACTATAA
- the metG gene encoding methionine--tRNA ligase: protein MSKRILVTSALPYANGPIHLGHLAGAYLPADLFTRYQRLKGKDIIHICGSDENGVPITIAAEKEGVSPQEIVDRYHTRNKDVFRKFGIDFDYYGRTSSETHKKTSQDFFLNLYDQDIFTKQKQEQFFDEEANMFLPDRYVKGTCPNCGHPEAYGDQCEKCGTSLSPTDLIDPVSALTGNKPIVKETEHWFIPLGNYQEWLEEWIGSRENWKPNVVGQCKSWLDTGLGDRAVTRDLSWGVPVPLKEGEGKVLYVWFDAPIGYISATKEWAKIQGDPDRWKTYWQDEETTLIHFIGKDNIVFHCIMFPAMLKQHGDFVLPENVPANEFLNLEGRKLSTSKGWAVWLEEYLEEFQADLLRYVLGTTLPETKDSDFSWKDFQSRVNSELADILGNFVFRTTSFTQRFFEGAVPELSNPTDLDIKTLEKISDQKEKIEKAYESFKFREAIYETMELARIGNRYFTETEPWKTRKENPEACGNTLYVCLQISAALSVLFEPILPQKMHQLRQQLGVPESIAWNMVDDHILSAGQLIEEGEILFEKIEDETVEKQVEKLKQRAADKGSSEKNFTPLKDEIEFNNFASLDLRAGKIIAAKKVKKSNKLIQITVDLGFEKRTILSGIAEFFDPDEIVGQSVCVVANLAPKKMMGIESNGMILMGEDTEGTLHFVETDAEPGSPVT, encoded by the coding sequence ATGTCGAAACGAATTTTAGTTACTTCGGCTCTGCCTTATGCCAATGGTCCCATTCACCTTGGGCATCTTGCCGGCGCCTATCTGCCTGCTGATCTTTTTACAAGATATCAGCGTTTGAAGGGGAAGGATATCATCCACATTTGCGGATCGGATGAAAATGGCGTGCCTATTACTATTGCCGCTGAAAAAGAAGGAGTGAGTCCGCAGGAAATTGTAGACCGTTATCATACGCGAAACAAAGATGTATTCCGAAAATTCGGGATTGATTTTGACTACTACGGACGCACCAGTTCGGAGACTCACAAAAAAACCTCCCAGGATTTTTTCCTGAATTTGTATGATCAGGATATCTTCACCAAACAAAAACAGGAGCAGTTTTTTGATGAAGAAGCAAATATGTTTCTTCCCGACCGTTATGTGAAAGGAACCTGCCCAAACTGTGGCCATCCGGAAGCATATGGCGACCAATGCGAGAAATGTGGAACGTCTCTCTCTCCGACAGACCTGATTGACCCGGTCAGCGCACTCACCGGAAATAAACCGATTGTAAAAGAAACCGAACATTGGTTTATACCACTTGGAAATTACCAAGAGTGGCTGGAGGAATGGATTGGATCGCGTGAAAACTGGAAACCAAATGTTGTGGGGCAATGCAAAAGCTGGCTGGATACCGGCCTGGGCGACCGCGCCGTAACCCGGGATCTGAGTTGGGGTGTTCCCGTCCCTCTCAAAGAAGGCGAAGGCAAAGTACTTTATGTGTGGTTTGATGCGCCTATCGGTTACATCTCGGCAACAAAAGAGTGGGCCAAAATTCAGGGTGATCCCGATCGCTGGAAAACATACTGGCAGGATGAAGAGACAACGCTCATTCACTTTATCGGGAAAGATAATATCGTGTTTCACTGCATCATGTTTCCCGCTATGCTGAAACAGCATGGAGATTTTGTACTGCCGGAAAACGTTCCGGCTAATGAATTTTTAAACCTGGAGGGCCGAAAACTTTCTACTTCTAAAGGATGGGCGGTTTGGCTGGAAGAGTATCTTGAAGAATTCCAGGCCGATTTGCTTCGTTATGTTTTGGGAACCACACTTCCTGAAACCAAAGATTCCGATTTTTCCTGGAAAGATTTCCAAAGCCGGGTGAACAGCGAACTGGCAGACATCCTCGGAAATTTTGTATTCCGAACAACCAGTTTTACCCAACGATTTTTTGAAGGAGCCGTACCTGAACTTTCCAATCCCACTGACCTTGATATAAAAACGTTAGAAAAGATTTCTGATCAGAAAGAAAAAATTGAGAAAGCGTACGAATCCTTCAAATTTCGTGAAGCCATTTACGAAACCATGGAACTGGCCCGAATCGGAAACCGCTACTTTACAGAAACCGAGCCGTGGAAAACGCGCAAGGAAAATCCTGAGGCTTGTGGTAATACGCTGTATGTTTGTCTGCAAATCAGTGCGGCCCTTTCCGTGCTTTTTGAACCCATCCTTCCTCAAAAAATGCATCAGCTTCGCCAACAGCTTGGCGTGCCGGAAAGTATCGCATGGAATATGGTGGACGATCACATCCTCTCCGCAGGCCAGTTAATTGAAGAAGGAGAAATTCTTTTTGAAAAAATTGAAGACGAAACGGTAGAAAAACAGGTTGAAAAACTGAAACAACGGGCTGCCGATAAAGGATCTTCTGAAAAGAATTTCACTCCGCTTAAAGATGAAATTGAGTTTAACAATTTTGCTTCTCTTGATCTCAGGGCAGGAAAAATTATCGCCGCGAAAAAAGTTAAAAAATCAAATAAACTAATCCAGATAACCGTTGATCTTGGGTTTGAAAAACGAACCATACTCTCAGGAATCGCCGAATTTTTCGACCCGGATGAGATTGTCGGGCAGTCCGTTTGTGTGGTAGCAAATCTAGCACCTAAAAAAATGATGGGTATTGAAAGCAATGGAATGATCCTGATGGGCGAAGACACCGAAGGAACACTTCATTTCGTTGAAACCGATGCCGAACCCGGAAGTCCTGTTACCTGA
- a CDS encoding alpha-amylase family glycosyl hydrolase, with the protein MSDDSTKFGFYCPKATSVTCIIFDHYDDEEGAEHPMNKGENGSWTLTIEENLSEKWYGYRAKFKKSDQPKSPYRDAFFADPYSKHVTVKNTYQQDAKSYIFDHHFDWEDTGHCFPKDPRDLVIYETHLKDLTAHKSSGSEAMGSYKMFIDSNQRGGINHLKKLGVNCVEFLPLQKFAPVEPPYGVKTDEGFHNSWNVYEANYWGYMTSFFFAPENAYASDRSNRHSGKTTAAVDEFKQVVKKLHSEGITVLMDVVYNHTSLFDKNPHTHLLPDVFLRRDGNGNLLNRSGTGNEYKSEEPAARQLIIDSLLYWMDEYKIDGFRFDLAALLDEETWDIIKAEIQKKYPKAVLIAEPWGGNYSPHRFSDHGWASWNDRIRNSFKGADPQHDRGFIFSDWQHETRRQRLENILRGTLNHGEGGLFHTSAHSVNYLESHDGYTLGDFIRIGLNPEIHDQVIENLYEHKKLNDDEMRLSKLAALSLFVAQGITMIHAGQEFARSKVIAKTPVNDPDEGKIDHNSYQKNNETNWINFDDIDLNRDLYEYYRGLIDIRKKSPALRKCNPDEIHFDYYGNPLLLSFYINGNSTGDMYDYYVILNGNSYPYENHELPGGAWEVIADHEITSSHVINIASGSINIPPQSGILFRKLRH; encoded by the coding sequence GTGTCCGACGACTCTACAAAATTTGGATTTTACTGCCCGAAAGCTACATCTGTTACCTGCATTATTTTCGATCATTATGATGACGAAGAAGGGGCCGAACATCCGATGAATAAGGGTGAAAACGGATCGTGGACACTTACCATTGAAGAAAATCTTTCTGAAAAGTGGTATGGATACAGGGCCAAATTCAAGAAATCGGATCAACCCAAATCACCTTACAGAGATGCATTCTTTGCCGATCCTTACAGCAAACATGTGACGGTTAAAAACACCTATCAGCAGGATGCGAAATCTTATATTTTTGATCACCATTTTGATTGGGAAGATACCGGCCATTGTTTCCCCAAAGATCCCCGAGACCTGGTTATTTATGAAACGCATCTGAAAGATCTCACAGCTCATAAGAGCAGCGGAAGTGAGGCTATGGGATCCTACAAAATGTTTATTGATTCAAATCAGCGTGGAGGCATCAATCACCTGAAGAAACTTGGCGTGAATTGCGTGGAGTTTTTACCGTTGCAGAAATTTGCTCCCGTTGAACCTCCTTATGGCGTAAAAACAGACGAGGGATTTCACAATAGCTGGAATGTGTACGAGGCCAACTATTGGGGATATATGACCTCCTTCTTTTTCGCTCCGGAAAATGCCTACGCATCCGACAGAAGCAACCGGCATTCGGGCAAAACAACAGCGGCTGTTGATGAATTCAAACAGGTCGTCAAAAAATTACACTCCGAAGGAATTACAGTTTTGATGGATGTGGTGTATAATCACACCTCATTATTTGACAAAAATCCACATACCCATCTCCTCCCGGATGTTTTTCTCCGAAGAGATGGAAACGGAAACCTTCTAAACCGAAGCGGAACCGGTAACGAGTACAAATCAGAAGAACCGGCTGCGAGGCAACTCATCATCGATTCACTTTTGTACTGGATGGATGAGTATAAAATTGACGGTTTCCGGTTTGATTTGGCTGCACTTTTGGATGAAGAAACCTGGGATATCATTAAAGCCGAAATCCAAAAGAAATACCCGAAAGCAGTATTGATTGCCGAACCGTGGGGCGGTAACTATTCGCCGCATCGTTTTTCCGATCACGGTTGGGCGTCCTGGAATGACCGGATCAGAAACAGTTTTAAGGGAGCTGATCCCCAACACGACCGGGGGTTTATTTTTTCAGACTGGCAGCACGAAACCCGTCGTCAGCGTCTCGAAAATATTCTGCGGGGTACGTTAAATCATGGCGAGGGCGGCCTGTTTCATACATCGGCCCACAGCGTAAATTACCTGGAAAGCCATGATGGATATACGCTTGGGGATTTCATACGCATTGGGCTGAATCCTGAAATTCATGACCAGGTGATCGAAAACCTGTATGAGCATAAAAAACTGAATGATGATGAAATGCGCCTTTCCAAACTGGCGGCGCTCTCTCTTTTTGTGGCACAGGGAATAACCATGATTCATGCCGGACAGGAATTTGCACGCTCAAAAGTAATTGCAAAAACGCCTGTTAACGATCCGGACGAAGGAAAAATCGATCACAACAGCTATCAAAAAAATAATGAGACAAACTGGATCAATTTTGATGATATTGATCTAAACCGCGACCTTTACGAATATTACAGGGGACTGATTGACATCCGTAAAAAATCGCCCGCATTGCGAAAGTGTAATCCCGATGAAATTCATTTTGATTACTATGGAAACCCGTTATTGTTGAGTTTTTATATAAACGGAAATTCAACCGGAGACATGTACGACTACTACGTGATATTAAATGGAAATTCGTACCCATATGAAAATCATGAACTGCCGGGCGGTGCATGGGAGGTTATTGCAGATCATGAAATCACTTCGTCTCATGTGATAAATATTGCGAGCGGAAGTATAAACATACCACCTCAAAGCGGTATATTGTTTCGAAAGTTGCGTCATTAA
- a CDS encoding sodium-dependent transporter — translation MATSTASTRGTWNSKLGFILAAAGSAVGLGNIWAFPTKVATEGGAAYLLIYLLCTFAIGFPVMAAEITIGRRAGKNPVGAFKAISNNTFFPLVGIWGVICGVMILSFYTVIAGWAFGFAFEEIFYFFGWAEAAEWLTDTGNGFKNALIAAVFMLGTIKIITGGVSEGIERATKAMMPMLITIIVVMIIYVLSQPGSSEGISAYLLPDFSKINAGLIFSAMGQAFFSLSLGMGALITYGSYLSKRENIPQAAAFVTIADVGIAFLAGLLIVPAMYLAQSQGININVGGSLASSTDLVFQILPALFHSIGGGIGLILGVTFFLLLSIAALTSTISLLEVPVSYVIDEFEVKRKKAAWSVGLFIFVISAAVAYFPALIGWFDYLFSSIGLPLGGFLICIFVGYFWKTDQAIAEMENGYSNIRNSLFAKAWPIFIKFICPAAILYNLLSNFL, via the coding sequence TTGGCTACATCAACTGCTTCGACCCGAGGTACATGGAACTCTAAACTTGGATTTATTCTTGCTGCAGCCGGATCTGCTGTTGGCCTTGGTAATATTTGGGCTTTTCCTACAAAAGTAGCAACCGAAGGAGGAGCCGCCTACCTGTTAATCTATTTGCTCTGTACATTTGCGATTGGCTTCCCGGTTATGGCTGCCGAGATAACCATTGGACGCAGGGCCGGCAAAAATCCCGTTGGCGCTTTTAAAGCCATCAGTAACAATACGTTCTTTCCATTGGTAGGTATTTGGGGAGTCATTTGTGGTGTAATGATACTCTCTTTTTACACGGTCATTGCCGGTTGGGCATTTGGTTTTGCATTCGAAGAGATTTTCTACTTTTTTGGTTGGGCTGAAGCCGCCGAATGGCTTACCGATACCGGCAACGGTTTTAAAAATGCACTCATTGCTGCCGTATTCATGCTGGGAACCATTAAAATCATTACCGGAGGCGTGAGTGAAGGTATTGAGCGGGCAACAAAAGCCATGATGCCGATGCTTATTACCATCATTGTTGTGATGATTATTTATGTTCTTTCGCAACCCGGCAGTAGTGAAGGAATCAGCGCCTACCTCCTTCCGGATTTCAGTAAAATCAATGCAGGACTGATCTTTTCTGCGATGGGTCAGGCATTTTTCTCACTGTCTTTGGGAATGGGAGCATTAATCACATATGGATCGTATCTGAGCAAAAGGGAAAACATTCCTCAGGCCGCAGCATTTGTAACCATTGCAGATGTCGGCATTGCTTTCCTGGCAGGACTTTTGATAGTTCCTGCCATGTACCTTGCCCAAAGCCAGGGGATTAATATTAATGTTGGAGGATCACTGGCCTCAAGTACCGATCTTGTATTCCAGATTCTGCCCGCACTTTTCCATTCCATTGGAGGCGGCATTGGTTTGATTCTGGGGGTTACCTTTTTCCTGCTCCTGAGTATTGCCGCACTTACCTCAACCATTTCCCTTCTGGAAGTTCCCGTTTCCTATGTGATCGATGAATTTGAAGTAAAGCGTAAAAAAGCAGCGTGGTCGGTCGGTCTGTTTATCTTTGTGATTTCTGCTGCTGTGGCTTACTTCCCGGCATTAATCGGCTGGTTTGATTACCTGTTTAGCAGTATTGGCCTGCCGTTGGGAGGATTTCTGATCTGTATTTTTGTAGGATATTTTTGGAAAACCGACCAGGCTATCGCCGAAATGGAAAACGGTTATTCCAACATCCGAAATAGCCTCTTTGCAAAAGCCTGGCCTATATTTATTAAGTTTATCTGTCCTGCTGCCATTCTGTATAATCTTCTTTCTAATTTTCTGTAA
- the efp gene encoding elongation factor P, which produces MSKVSTSDFRTGLNILVDGEIYNIIDFQHVKPGKGGAFVRTKLKGVVNEKNIEKTYRSGETVEAVRVERQPYQFLYADGDLFFFMHQETYEQIPLEQSRVEKSEFISDGMVCTLVVDVDNENILYAEPPDHIDSEVIETDPGLKGDTAQGGSKPATIAGGAVVQVPLFINKGDMIRVDTRTSEYVERVKTD; this is translated from the coding sequence ATGTCAAAAGTATCTACCTCAGATTTCCGCACTGGATTGAATATCCTTGTAGACGGCGAAATCTACAATATTATTGATTTTCAGCATGTTAAACCGGGAAAAGGCGGCGCATTTGTCCGAACAAAACTAAAGGGCGTCGTGAATGAAAAAAATATTGAAAAGACGTACCGTTCGGGCGAAACAGTAGAAGCCGTGCGCGTGGAACGCCAACCTTACCAGTTTTTGTACGCTGATGGCGACCTTTTCTTTTTTATGCATCAGGAAACGTACGAACAGATTCCACTCGAACAGTCACGGGTTGAAAAATCCGAGTTTATCTCTGATGGAATGGTCTGCACGCTCGTGGTTGATGTGGATAATGAAAACATTCTTTACGCCGAACCACCAGATCATATTGATTCTGAAGTTATTGAAACAGATCCCGGCCTGAAGGGCGATACCGCTCAGGGCGGCAGTAAACCGGCAACCATTGCCGGGGGCGCCGTTGTACAAGTACCGCTTTTTATAAATAAAGGCGACATGATTCGAGTGGATACCCGAACCAGCGAATATGTTGAAAGAGTAAAAACCGATTAA
- the accB gene encoding acetyl-CoA carboxylase biotin carboxyl carrier protein, protein MDLKLVKKLLDLISESEVDEVSIEEGDFKIKVKKTSDVPSPAPVQYQIPQQPQTPQQPVPPQAGGAATSAATEETKKEESKPDGEVVKSPIVGTYYEAPSPDSDPFLKVGDHVDAGQTLCIVEAMKIMNEIEAEFAGTVQKIMVSNASPVEFDQPLFIIKKD, encoded by the coding sequence ATGGATTTAAAACTTGTCAAAAAATTACTGGACCTGATCTCTGAAAGTGAAGTAGATGAAGTTTCAATCGAGGAAGGAGATTTTAAAATTAAGGTTAAAAAAACCTCTGATGTGCCATCACCGGCTCCCGTGCAGTATCAAATTCCTCAGCAGCCGCAAACGCCGCAACAACCGGTACCCCCTCAGGCTGGTGGGGCAGCAACTTCAGCGGCAACCGAAGAGACCAAAAAAGAAGAATCCAAGCCCGATGGAGAAGTTGTAAAATCTCCGATTGTCGGAACCTATTACGAAGCTCCCTCTCCCGATTCTGATCCGTTTTTAAAAGTGGGAGACCATGTAGATGCAGGACAGACACTTTGTATTGTGGAAGCGATGAAAATCATGAACGAAATTGAAGCTGAATTTGCAGGAACCGTTCAAAAAATTATGGTGAGCAATGCTTCTCCTGTGGAATTCGACCAGCCACTATTTATCATTAAAAAAGATTAA
- the accC gene encoding acetyl-CoA carboxylase biotin carboxylase subunit yields the protein MFKKILIANRGEIALRVIRTCKEMGIKSVAVYSTADENSLHVKFADEAVCIGPPASKESYLKIPSILAAAEITNAEAIHPGYGFLAENAEFSRICSEHDIKFIGPSPEMISTMGDKATAKATMIKNNVPVVPGSDGIVESLEKAEKLAKEIGFPLIIKATAGGGGRGMRVVNDPENFKNAYKTCRNEAEAAFGNAEVYIEKFIENPRHIEIQILGDQHGNVVHLGERECSLQRRHQKILEEAPSPVMTPEVREKMGEAAVNAGKAINYEGAGTVEFIVDKDLNFYFMEMNTRIQVEHPITEEITFTDLVQHQILAATGEKLNAKSFKFRGHAIECRINAEDPEHNFRPTAGTITTFNIPGGRSVRVDTHAYAGYKVPPYYDSMIAKLIVSASNRQEAIKRMKRALEEFVIEGIKTTIPYHLQLMEDPNFINGDFNTQYLEKSFTFNPDKN from the coding sequence ATGTTTAAGAAGATACTGATTGCTAACCGTGGTGAAATTGCGCTCAGAGTCATTCGTACATGCAAAGAGATGGGAATTAAGTCTGTTGCGGTTTACTCGACGGCAGATGAAAACAGTCTTCATGTAAAATTTGCTGATGAGGCGGTTTGTATTGGACCGCCTGCCAGTAAAGAAAGTTACCTGAAAATTCCCTCCATTCTTGCTGCTGCAGAAATTACCAACGCCGAAGCAATTCATCCGGGTTATGGTTTTCTCGCCGAAAACGCAGAATTCAGCCGGATTTGCAGCGAGCACGACATTAAGTTTATAGGGCCATCTCCTGAAATGATCAGCACCATGGGAGACAAGGCCACTGCAAAGGCCACAATGATCAAAAACAACGTACCTGTGGTCCCCGGCTCAGATGGAATTGTTGAGTCTCTCGAAAAAGCTGAAAAGCTCGCAAAAGAAATTGGTTTTCCATTGATTATTAAAGCTACTGCAGGCGGTGGCGGACGTGGAATGAGAGTTGTAAATGATCCCGAGAACTTCAAAAATGCTTATAAAACCTGCCGAAATGAAGCAGAAGCAGCCTTTGGAAATGCCGAGGTTTACATTGAGAAGTTTATCGAAAATCCGCGCCATATTGAGATTCAGATCTTAGGTGACCAGCACGGAAATGTTGTTCATCTTGGTGAACGTGAATGTTCCTTACAGCGCCGGCATCAAAAAATTCTTGAGGAAGCTCCCTCTCCTGTTATGACACCCGAAGTACGTGAAAAAATGGGAGAAGCAGCCGTGAATGCCGGTAAAGCCATCAATTATGAAGGCGCCGGAACCGTTGAGTTTATCGTGGATAAAGACCTCAATTTCTATTTTATGGAGATGAATACCCGAATACAGGTTGAGCATCCCATAACCGAAGAAATTACCTTTACAGATCTTGTACAACACCAAATTCTTGCCGCAACCGGAGAAAAGCTCAACGCCAAATCATTCAAATTTCGTGGGCACGCCATAGAGTGCAGAATCAATGCAGAAGACCCGGAACATAACTTTCGGCCAACAGCCGGGACTATCACTACCTTTAATATTCCCGGCGGGCGAAGTGTAAGGGTTGATACACATGCCTATGCGGGATATAAAGTTCCGCCGTATTATGATTCAATGATTGCCAAATTAATCGTAAGTGCTTCGAACCGGCAAGAAGCCATTAAAAGAATGAAGCGAGCACTTGAAGAATTTGTGATTGAGGGAATCAAAACAACCATTCCCTACCATCTGCAACTAATGGAAGATCCCAATTTTATTAACGGGGACTTTAATACTCAGTACCTTGAAAAATCATTTACCTTTAATCCTGATAAAAATTAA
- the gcvH gene encoding glycine cleavage system protein GcvH yields the protein MKFPEDLKYTKEHEWVRDNGDGTATIGITDFAQGELGDIVFVELEPEGTEFEQDEVFGTVEAVKTVSELFCPVAGEITELNEELEDDPELVNTDPYGKGWMVKIKISDHSELDSLLSVDEYKEIVE from the coding sequence ATGAAATTCCCCGAAGATCTGAAGTATACAAAAGAGCATGAGTGGGTCCGTGATAATGGCGACGGAACAGCAACAATCGGTATTACAGATTTTGCCCAGGGAGAGTTGGGAGACATTGTATTTGTAGAACTGGAACCAGAAGGAACCGAGTTTGAGCAAGACGAAGTCTTTGGTACCGTTGAAGCGGTAAAAACGGTTTCAGAACTTTTTTGCCCGGTGGCCGGAGAAATTACAGAACTGAACGAGGAGCTGGAAGATGATCCGGAACTGGTAAACACCGATCCTTATGGCAAAGGATGGATGGTAAAAATTAAGATTAGTGACCATTCAGAACTGGATTCCCTCCTCTCCGTTGACGAGTATAAAGAAATTGTTGAATAA
- the guaA gene encoding glutamine-hydrolyzing GMP synthase: protein MYTHHDEWILILDFGSQYTQLIARRIRELNVYCEIHPFNVSPQQFNDHPPKGIVLSGGPKSVYDEDAPVLNLDFFDYGKPVLGVCYGLQSLAHSLVPGSVERAEKREFGRAKLIIDDDSGLLKNVPDDSVVWMSHGDHINKLPEPYKVIAHTSNAPVAAVRHKEKDIFGVQFHPEVVHTEKGKEILQNFVIHICKCQGQWTASSFIETEIESIRELVGDNKVICALSGGVDSTVVATLIHKAIGDQLLCVFVDNGLLRKNEFNEVLDTYKEHLHLPVIGVDASEKFLKNLEGVADPEEKRIIIGNTFIEVFDESISDQEDFKYLAQGTLYPDVIESVSFKGPSATIKSHHNVGGLPEKMHLDLIEPVRELFKDEVRSVGRELGIPDSFIGRHPFPGPGLGIRVLGELSKEKLDLLREADSIFIHALREYGLYDKVWQALAVLLPVQSVGVMGDERTYEYTIALRAVTSVDGMTADWARLPYEFLSEVSNRIINEVRGVNRVVYDVSSKPPATIEWE from the coding sequence ATGTATACTCATCATGATGAGTGGATTCTCATCCTTGATTTTGGCTCTCAATACACCCAATTAATTGCCCGGCGGATTCGCGAATTAAATGTTTACTGCGAAATCCATCCTTTCAATGTCTCACCTCAACAATTTAATGATCACCCGCCTAAAGGCATCGTTCTTTCCGGCGGTCCTAAAAGTGTTTATGATGAAGACGCTCCGGTTCTAAACCTTGACTTTTTTGATTATGGAAAACCGGTTTTGGGCGTATGTTACGGACTTCAGTCACTGGCTCATTCCCTGGTTCCCGGCAGTGTAGAGCGGGCCGAAAAGAGAGAGTTTGGCCGTGCAAAACTGATAATTGATGACGATTCTGGCCTCCTCAAAAATGTACCTGATGATTCCGTTGTTTGGATGAGCCATGGCGATCATATCAATAAATTGCCGGAACCTTATAAAGTTATTGCTCACACATCGAACGCACCGGTTGCGGCTGTTCGCCATAAAGAGAAAGATATTTTTGGTGTTCAGTTTCATCCCGAAGTTGTACATACCGAAAAGGGCAAAGAGATTCTTCAAAATTTTGTGATCCACATCTGCAAATGCCAGGGTCAGTGGACGGCTTCTTCGTTCATCGAAACTGAGATCGAAAGCATTCGTGAACTCGTGGGAGACAATAAAGTTATTTGTGCTCTTTCTGGCGGGGTGGATTCCACGGTAGTTGCCACTCTCATCCATAAAGCGATTGGAGACCAGCTTCTTTGCGTTTTTGTAGATAACGGACTACTCCGAAAAAATGAATTCAATGAAGTTCTGGATACATATAAAGAGCATTTACATTTACCCGTTATTGGCGTTGACGCTTCAGAGAAATTTTTAAAAAATCTTGAAGGTGTGGCTGATCCCGAGGAAAAACGCATCATTATTGGAAATACATTTATTGAAGTATTTGATGAATCGATTTCTGATCAAGAGGATTTTAAATACCTGGCGCAGGGAACCTTATATCCGGATGTAATTGAGAGCGTTTCATTTAAAGGGCCTTCCGCTACGATCAAATCTCACCACAATGTGGGCGGTTTGCCAGAAAAAATGCATCTTGATTTAATTGAGCCTGTTCGGGAACTCTTTAAAGACGAAGTTCGAAGTGTTGGCCGTGAACTTGGTATCCCCGATTCATTTATTGGAAGACATCCATTTCCCGGTCCCGGACTCGGAATTCGCGTTTTGGGAGAACTTTCCAAAGAGAAACTCGATCTTCTGCGGGAAGCCGATTCAATTTTCATCCATGCTCTGCGGGAATACGGATTATATGATAAAGTCTGGCAAGCACTGGCTGTGCTTCTACCGGTTCAGTCTGTTGGAGTGATGGGCGATGAACGAACCTACGAATACACAATCGCACTGCGGGCCGTGACCAGTGTGGATGGAATGACAGCCGACTGGGCCCGTTTACCCTACGAATTTCTATCCGAAGTCAGTAACCGAATTATCAATGAAGTTCGGGGAGTAAACAGGGTTGTATATGATGTGAGTTCGAAACCTCCGGCAACTATTGAGTGGGAATAA